In the Leptotrichia sp. oral taxon 847 genome, one interval contains:
- a CDS encoding autotransporter-associated N-terminal domain-containing protein, translating into MGSNNLKQLKKDLKAFAKRVKDFKYTESALIAFLLTGMVMLGVSNLTFSAQDEITAQTKQINSSISDIRQQFKRARAENNKLLRDTNLELIQLMEQGDQVVKSPWSSWQYGINYFYNDWHGHYRGRGDKIDSFVYKRDDSIVNRSVYPGKIETKYGATTLGLVREPNAAMDVSAALTPKSVDKVAPRFTVQGAGGGFPNFATRVVKAPEAPSAPISPSITVNQAPVITFQAQGFGQGRDAELHGDQGIHLMNFSNYTATGIANFNVTNNTSTLTSGSITYDPLNLGALSMSPGVSATPHSAIPAGTISATDTMTIASNPYNPDGIMNAVFSHVVPMNVTMTGNYSLNSTADHNILFISVNPYDYYETAGDKTFKFNGNVTLNSNGGSSVVGIEHQLLNGNGGGGANPVNQVVSSVENNGNITLGSGSYMIGMMIDTEYYGVSSHNKFNKNPKTDNNGKIIISGDAKNSIGIDYGFYALDSTKKGPNSSVRIGDIIIDGKKSYGYRQKDYTNSVAPAGTPSSKGDIYYDEMSTVDGGNGSIILNGEENIGMAIFQGKTTGDPIDNFKNINIKVGGSKNIGFLRGTPDNGYSNGNDITLDGTKLSAIGFGGSYTDASGTKQDITVGDDNALIRSEKIRLN; encoded by the coding sequence AAGCAAATAAATAGCTCAATAAGCGATATAAGACAGCAGTTTAAAAGAGCTAGAGCTGAAAATAATAAATTACTTAGAGATACAAATTTAGAATTAATACAGCTTATGGAACAAGGAGATCAAGTAGTGAAATCGCCTTGGAGCAGCTGGCAATATGGAATAAATTATTTTTATAATGACTGGCATGGACATTATAGAGGCAGAGGGGACAAGATAGACAGCTTTGTCTACAAAAGAGATGACTCAATCGTAAACAGAAGCGTTTACCCAGGAAAAATTGAAACAAAATACGGAGCAACAACATTAGGACTGGTAAGAGAGCCAAATGCCGCAATGGACGTATCAGCAGCACTGACACCAAAGAGCGTAGATAAAGTGGCACCAAGATTTACAGTACAAGGAGCAGGAGGAGGCTTTCCAAATTTTGCAACAAGAGTAGTAAAGGCGCCAGAAGCGCCAAGTGCTCCAATAAGTCCTAGTATAACTGTAAATCAAGCACCAGTAATAACGTTTCAGGCACAAGGATTTGGGCAAGGTAGAGATGCGGAACTACATGGAGATCAAGGAATACATTTAATGAATTTTTCTAATTATACAGCCACAGGAATTGCTAATTTTAATGTAACCAATAATACGTCTACTCTAACTTCAGGTTCAATTACTTATGATCCTTTAAATCTAGGAGCATTATCTATGAGTCCAGGAGTTTCTGCTACGCCTCACTCAGCAATTCCTGCTGGAACAATATCAGCTACTGATACAATGACTATAGCTTCTAATCCTTACAATCCAGATGGTATTATGAATGCGGTATTTAGTCATGTAGTTCCTATGAATGTTACTATGACGGGAAATTATTCCCTTAATTCGACTGCAGATCATAATATATTATTTATAAGTGTTAATCCTTATGACTATTATGAAACGGCAGGAGATAAAACATTTAAGTTTAATGGAAATGTTACTTTAAATAGTAATGGTGGAAGTTCTGTAGTTGGAATAGAGCATCAACTATTAAATGGTAATGGAGGTGGAGGAGCTAATCCAGTTAATCAAGTAGTTTCTAGTGTTGAAAATAATGGAAATATTACATTAGGTAGTGGTTCATATATGATAGGTATGATGATTGATACTGAATATTATGGAGTTTCATCACATAATAAATTTAATAAAAATCCTAAGACGGATAATAATGGTAAGATTATTATTAGTGGTGATGCTAAAAATAGTATTGGTATTGATTATGGGTTTTATGCTTTAGATTCAACTAAAAAAGGGCCTAATAGTTCAGTAAGAATAGGAGATATCATAATTGACGGTAAAAAAAGTTATGGGTATAGACAAAAAGATTATACAAATTCAGTTGCTCCTGCGGGAACTCCTTCTTCAAAAGGAGATATTTATTACGATGAAATGTCAACAGTTGATGGTGGAAATGGGTCAATCATATTAAATGGAGAAGAAAATATAGGAATGGCTATCTTCCAAGGAAAAACTACAGGAGATCCTATTGATAATTTTAAAAATATAAATATTAAAGTTGGAGGTTCAAAAAATATTGGTTTTTTAAGAGGAACGCCTGATAACGGTTATTCAAATGGTAATGATATAACATTAGATGGTACAAAATTAAGTGCAATTGGATTTGGAGGAAGTTATACAGATGCTTCTGGAACAAAACAAGATATAACTGTTGGAGATGACAACGCTCTTATAAGAAGTGAAAAAATAAGATTAAATTAG